TAACAGGTGTGCTTAGATGCTTTATGGGTGATCCACTGCACAACCTAAGAACAGTCTTTCCCTGCTCCTttgaagtgtttctttttctttctgggtAGAACATTTAGATTTGAGTTCagcaccatagagaccaacaaTCTTGTTGGAGTTTTCAAGAATCAACGCTCCCTTCGACTCTCAAAGTCTCATACCctggaaatcctgttggtctctaagatgctactgcacTCCAATCTAGCCCGTCTGCTGAAGACCAACATGATTACTCTCTAAAGCTATTTTCAATGCTAGGGCTCCGGAAAGGCACTTTCCAGAGAAGATAGCACTTTTAGCTTGTGTTTACAATGATGAAATATGCTATTTAAAATTGCTTTGAGGACCCATACAAGGCAGTCAAACGGGCTCAGATAGTGTTTGTTCCCCAGCTTGCAACAAATGCTAAATTTTGCGTGAATTGTACTTGCCTTTTTGTGCTTTAATCAGTTCTTTTCCAATTTCCAGGGTTACATAAGCAGTCCCGTTAAGGACAATATCAGTGATTGTCTTCCAAGCATTTGCAGAAAGGCGTTCCGAAGGAGAAATAAAGTTTCCGGCTGCATTGTTGATAATAAtctgaaaaggagaaagaaatctTAAATCCATTCTGAAATCGGATCCTGGGTCATTTAGGAAACTTGATGGCATTCAGAGATTCCCAGAAGACAAATAACATTTATCAATCACAGCTTTTGCTAAAAaaccctgctgagaaaagagatGCATAAGTTCCAAGTGATAATGCTTCTTTCTTGGGAACATTAATACATGTTGTGTGCCCATTTCTGTACATGAACAAAACAGTCACACAAGTCACTTGGTTAGTATGCTACAACTGAACAACTATTCTCTGCAAGGATACCTTAAAAATCGCAAGAAATGCATATGTAAATAGCTGCCACATTTGTACTGGATTCTGTGCTTGTTCTATTGGAGCGAACTTTCTCCCcaatccttccctcctcctgcagGTCCCACATGCTTTTCTTGAGGGCTCATCAGTCCCCAGGAGACAGATGTTGAAGGGCACAGCTGGCTACAGAAGGAAGGATGAGAGGGAAGCTTCTATTCCATGAGCACAAATGGACTTCCACTGCATAACTCAGCCCTTTACCCCCTTCCAGAAATGTGGTTTTACAGCTATTCTCAGTTGCTGTGAGCACAACAGTGAAGGCTACTGTTAAAAATGTAACACACTACAGCACTGTTTTAGTTTTCTTAGTTTTCTGACattccagaattattttcatCACAAGTTCTTTCCAGTAATGATTAATCAAATCCTTGCTTTACAGGTAAGATACTCACACTGGGATGTCCAGCCTCTTTAATTAGCTGTGAAACTGCATTACTAACAGAAGTTGGATCTCTCACATCACACTGAACAGCATGAACCTGGGTAATGAAAGATCACCTGCGTTAACCAGCCAGAAACTACAACAACAAAAGCTTTAAGTACAACTTTTAAAACAACTCAGgagctcaaaatacatttttgcatgcCTAAAATCCCTTGATTAAAAGATCATGCTAAATATCAACTGAAAAGAAATACCTTGTTTCCAGTTTTAGAAGAAATTTCTTCTGCAGTTTGTTTCAATACATCAagctttctgcaaaaaaaaatcatacatcgTGGCTAAGTTGATATCATGGGCTTATGTATCACACTTTGATTTAAGGTAAACAATTTGAAGATTTTACACCTACAAACAACCAATAAGCTAAATAGCAAAAATGCTCAACTGATCCTTGGTTTAGTTCATTTTGAGCAGGCCTACAATGTTAATTCACGACATGGCTATCCAGCATTACCCTTCTATTGAACACATCTAAGTGACTATAAAGGAGGGCATCCTTTCTGTGAGGGAGGAACCTCAtgactcagggttttttttcaaagactCAAAGAAAAATGGACTAACTCCAACTGTAACAtttaagaaaacacacacaaaatgggaATTCAAGCAAGTGTAGAACAGAACACGACGTCAAGTGCAGCATttgcaaaaaagggaaaatagGCTGTTACAAGTGTTGCTAACTACTCTGAAAAAGAGGCAACACACAAAAGAGAAGCCAATAAACTCTATCTCGCATTAGTAAATTGAAGAAAAAAGGAGCTGGTTCTGCTGCAATAGCTCTGAAATAATCTCCATGATAACGGTAAATTCTGAATGAGGATGACTTATGAGATGCCAGGATGTCTTCAACCAGCTCCAGTTCCATCAGGCTCTGTGTCTCCATGCATGGATAGAGCAAGTCTAAACCATGGCACTAAaccaaaaaaggcaaaaagatgCAAGGAAACTAGTGATAGTATATACAGCCCCCTACATGCTTTGCTGATTAAGCttcatctggggaggggggtgtctacAAAAACGTAATTTTACAACAAATATAACAAAGAGATGAACGGCATCTTAAAAATAATACCAACTattaaaatttatatttaaaagaCATGAT
The window above is part of the Sphaerodactylus townsendi isolate TG3544 linkage group LG09, MPM_Stown_v2.3, whole genome shotgun sequence genome. Proteins encoded here:
- the DECR1 gene encoding 2,4-dienoyl-CoA reductase [(3E)-enoyl-CoA-producing], mitochondrial; the protein is MAGVLGMTRGSWIKVFPRFFTCTATRLLSHGTKVMYQSDTPQAAFFPPLQKVMLPPSAFEGKVAFITGGGTGLGKGMTAALSHLGAVCVIASRKLDVLKQTAEEISSKTGNKVHAVQCDVRDPTSVSNAVSQLIKEAGHPSIIINNAAGNFISPSERLSANAWKTITDIVLNGTAYVTLEIGKELIKAQKGKYNSRKI